The following nucleotide sequence is from Silurus meridionalis isolate SWU-2019-XX chromosome 5, ASM1480568v1, whole genome shotgun sequence.
atccatccatccatccatctatccatccatccatccattatctccatccatccatccatccatccatccatccatccatccatccatccatccatccatctattcatccatgtTATTGTCTTTCATGTACGTATTTGCTGTGGTTGTAATGATTATCTAACTTATTTTTAGCAACATTCTATtttccgtccatccatccatccatccatccatccatccatccatgtctACTATTTACTTTATTGCTATGATAATAAAGATTATCCAAGTTATTCATTAACTTTTCACGTTTCATTCATTTagctgtctatccatccatctatccatgattgcagtgtttttaatgctATTCCAAAgcagtaaaatgttaaaaaaaaaagttaaataaacatgaacttaAGGTTTGGAGGcttttaatgataatttttgtttgttttttattaatgatgtaataaatgttGTTGCGCTAGTATACACAGAGTCATGGCAGGATCTGGAAAAACAAACGGTGGACACTCACCTGCATTTATTTGCCCGTTTTAATGTTTACACAATGTAATGCTGTGACATTGTGGCTTTCACAGATAATGTCCGAGTAAGACCCCCAAGTAAGAGCTTATTCAGCACATAcatatgttttcttttcctttttctcttctttaatACTGTATAAAAGTGCGAAATTCATTTGGAGAAAACCTGTTTATTGACTGTATTTGAACATTTTAGTGTTGACATTATTGCATGTGGACGCACTGTAGAGACACTCGGTGTTGCTGTTTGACTCGTAGGCCACGGAGAGCGAGCCCGGTGACATGGACCTGAGCGGACTGCCCGAGACGGCCGTCGACTCCGAAGAGGACGACGATGAGGAAGACATCGAACGTGCCTCCGATCCGCTTATGAGCCGAGACATTGTTCGTGATTGTCTGGAGAAAGACCCCATGGACCGCACAGATGATGACATCGGTGAGACACGTCCACacgtgaaaaaataaaacagacactagcaatctatgtttttttttgacagtttaTATTAAGAGAGCAAAACTTGTGATTATTTTCTGGCTTGAGAAGGAGGAGTTGAAGAAAGTTCCTGTCATGGTGGACTGAGGACAGGCGGTTGAGGCGGTTGGTGGTTGCGTGGGTGGAGGTGTATGGGGGGTATTTTTTTCGAGGTCAGCTGCATAACAGGGCTTCCCCAAGCGCATTAAACTTTGGTTTGCAGGCCGTCGCTTCATGCTGACACTAAAACACTAACCAACCAGCACCCAGACATGTTACGAGCATGAAGAGggcaacacacactcactcacacactctcacttacacacacactctcactcacacacacatactcgcacacacacatgcacacacactcacacacacgctcgcacacacacatgcaaacacacactcactcacacacacacacacacacacacacacacacacacacacatgtgcacacccTATGCTCTGTCACACACCAGCTTGAGACAAACGTGATTTATGAATGCAATAAGCACTGATGAGGCACTGatgagtatttattttttctttatgatCTTGTGAGATGGGAACGAGGGATGAAAGTCAATCTAAGGTGCAATAGTGCTGGCCACCTTTAGAGCATCCAGaacactctccttctctctctctctctctctctctctctctctctctctctgtctctctctctctttctctctctctctctctctctctctctctctctctctctctctctttctcccctctttctctctctctctctctctcttcctcttttcaccTGTTTTcactttcttgctctctcttttctttctctctttctgtgtattttccaCCCCACCCCCTCGTGCTTTTCTCTGTATTCCTGTTTTCagagtctttctttctctttcccacTCTTTctatcttattttctttcttttgctgtcTCTTTTATGTTTTCCACTTATGTGTCTAACcctctaatctctctctctctttcatttatctccatctttttttgtgtttctccctctatctcttgctttgttttttactttacaacATGTATTTATATTGTTGTCTCGTTTCGCTCCACAGAGCAACTGCTCGAGTTCATGCACCAGCTGCCGGCTTTTGCGAACATGACGATGTCGGTGAGGAGGGAGTTGTGTGCCGTCATGGTGTTCGCCGTCGTGGAGCGAGCTGGAACCATCGTCCTTAACGACGGCGAGGAGGTCGGTCCTGttagctctctttttttttaattgtcattaattgccttattttttttacatattatatttattatataagttTATAACATTTAGCATGCACTTGGCCTCTGATTTTTAGTATgtgcacaaaagtttgtggacacctggccatactATTCATATGTGCTTccaaaacatttccacatttagtccccatttacatTTGGTAGACGCGTGTATCCAGTCCTTATGgtgcataaaaataaagaaataaaatataataaagtatgtAAACTTAAGTGATCAGTTAAAACATTAAGTATTGCACATCCTACTATGAAGGTATTGCACATTTagcagctatagggttaagggccttgctcaggggcccagaatgTGGCATCTGGTGTggctgggatctgaactcaaaaccttctgatccaaaatccaatgccttaatcactaaGCTTCCACTTCCCATTACCgtttataataatctccacgcttatgggaagatgttccactagattttggagtgtatcTGTGGatataagggtgttagtaaagtcaggtagtgatgtaggtgaggtgaggaggcctggggtacaatCAGCATTCACATagttttgaggtcagagctctatagatcttctactccaacctatgtaaagcagatcttcagatAGAAAGTACATTTATATGTAGTGCTGAAAAAAATGCAccataatatgtgtgtgtgtgtgtgtttgtgtgtgtgtgtgtgcgcgcagcTGGACTCGTGGTCGGTGATCCTGAACGGCTCGGTGGAAGTGACGTACCCCGACGGTCGCACCGAGATCCTCTGCATGGGCAACAGTTTCGGTGTCTCACCCACCATGGAGAAGGAGTTCATGAAGGGAGTGATGAAGACCAAGGTGGACGACTGTCAGGTGAGACCACTTCAAACACCTTGTCTTTTTGTTCTAGCTTAACATTGAGTTTAGAGAAGACCCCATATCAATAAAACCTGTCAGAAGATTTTCCTACGTGTAAAGAAAaagtttatacagtaaaaattcTGCTTGTGTTTCAGACCAGAAtctcttgtttttcttcccTTCCAGGTGCATTTAGCTCTTATAATAGCTCATTTTATGCAGCATTAAAATAATGAGTGTGGCTATAATGGAAGGGAAATTAGAGAAAATTTGGCAATAATCTAAACTTTGGCAGTGGTTGAGCTCTCAGCACTCGTCGCATTTGTGTCATCACAATGCAtcagtttcagggttttttttcttcttaaaaactAAACCAGAGTAATTCAGTTCAAATTCAGGAGTTTCTTATGTACAGGAAACGTCGGTTCACACCCCAAAAAGAGGATTATAAAACAAGATGTTATTGAATGTTGCTCTGTTTAAGGGAggatacacagatcaggcatcacattatgaccacctgcttaatattgtgttggtcccccgtTTGCTGCcattcagcagtttgagctacatgatcggaccacacaggaGAGCCTTCGCTCCACACATTTAcgcttacgcttgcccatttttcctgcttccaacacgtcaactttgagggaAAAATGTTCGCTTGCTATCTAATATATTCCGCCcactaacaagtgccatgacgaagagataatcagttattcacttcaccgttCGTAATTTTATGACgtcataatgttgtgcctggtctgtgtttttccacttttaaacatttgcacTCGTCTGTCAGCGATAATAGCAGCAGTACAGAGTCTCTGTAACTGTGCTATAGAAACACCACAATCATAAATGGCATGCTGTATTTTGCAGCTGTAAAATTGCTCACaggaagtgattttttttattttattttatgggtGAGCACAGTTCACTTTATGAGCCGACTCTCTCGGATGGCTGTGGCGTCATGGGGATTGAAACTTGCTAGGAAATGATAGTTCTACATCGTAAATACAATTGGTTTAAAGATAACAGGCAAAATATTTGTCTATAAAATTTTATGGTATCTGCTAGGGGTGTACATAGGGGTGTGcgatattgacaaaaaaaatcatatctcGATATTTTTTTGGATTTAACTGATAACGATATTCAGATGATATTTTGCTGAGGGTGTGTTTTGCTGCTACCTTGTGACCAGGAGTAATCTTTTGCGTTAAGTTTAAACTGATTTTTACGTTTTATGggcatttttttactgttattaaGCCATTTTTCTCAAAAAATGTCTCATATTCGAGTCAAATTCTTAAATTTAATCagtcaattaaaataataagacCTTTTGACTGGTACCAAGCAAATAAAATCAGTATCAAATAAATTTATCTTTGCAATGCAGAGGAAAGATTTCTTTAAATagacttatatatttatataatatttataatatatttattgtctACGATAATATGGTAATTGTTGTTTTAACgatgtttataatataaaatattgatttcaTTGATAAGTCAAAATGCCTTATTATTTTGATTGACTGATTAAACGTAAGAGTTTGACTcacttttttaatgtaaaaatttgACACAAACTTTAGGAAAAATGGCTTTCTAAAGGTAAAAAATGCCCATAAAAGGTCAAAAATCAATTGAAACTTATTGGAAAAAATTAATCTTTTGTCACTGCTGTAAACTGACCACCACACAGGATGTAAAGAATATCACACATTGTAGGAATCAGCTGTCCATAGTAGTCCTTAAGGTACCATCacaataaaaatctcagcaaAATATTGTCTATCAGTAAAATCCCCAAAAATATCTAGATATAATGTTTTTGTCGATATTGCCCACCCCTTGTATCCGCCCATGTCTCTTGAAATTCTTAGACTCttgtaataaacagttttgTTCTCATCGGCTAATTTTTTTGTCTCAGTTTGTGTGTATAGCGCAGCAGGACTACTGCTGCATCCTGAACCAAGTGGAGAAGAACATGCAGAAGGTCGAGGAGGAGGGGGAAATCGTCATGGTTAAAGAACATCGGGAGCTCGATCGCACTGGCACCAGAAAAGGACACATCGTCATCAAGGTGAGAATCGGAGACGGCTCGAGCTTCTCTGTggtaaaaattttttatttattgttcaatATGTCAACTATTCTGGTATTCTATTCAGAGgacataatttttttcctgGATGATATCTGGACAGCATATGGACCCacagtatattttttaaatgcagatgtAGGTAGAACATCATTGGAACAGTTCTGATTATATTATCGTTTTTGTAACCCTGAGTAGAGCCTCAGACATAAACTTTGCTGTGGATGACATTGGCAGTGATCTTTACCCCTAATGAGGAGGATTTGTTCTGTTAATCTGAGGGGTTTAATGTTTAATCGTGCGACTGACATTAGTTCTGACTGAATTATATGGACGTGTATTGAGCGCATGCCCTAATTGATTCTGGAGCATCAAAATCTGCTGAGCACCGTGAATCTCAAATAAGTATCGACACTTCGCTGGATGAGGAAAAGTCACTGAAACTTCCCGCTTGGTAAATACGAGGTTGTATTAAAACGTTTCAAAAAACGTTACAAGAAAATACTTCtggaaagtcttctttttgaagcatgTCGAGCACCTACTACGTTTTgcgctggatctctgcaatggtgtggcgacctttgagctgctGCTTCATCTTCggaaatctggcgagtagggtgggtgcggaagtgagatcatgttgtttctggCGAGAAACTCAAGTGTGAGAAGAGCTCGGTGACATGGTGTGCACGTGTTCAGATTCGCACCAGTTAAACAGCtccagatgtacacaggacaatgtcttttggcatactgacttatgaaggtcggtgctccctgtgactgtgcatgcagccttatGCTGCTATCTGTAGACATTACAAAActattcactatatatatatatatatatatatatatatatatatatatatatatatatatatatatatatatatatattcaataagAACTGTTGTTTCAGGGCACGACCGAGCGCCTGACCATGCACCTGGTAGAGGAGCACTCAGTGGTGGACCCCACTTATATTGAGGACTTCCTGCTTACCTATCGCACCTTCCTGTCCAGCCCCATGGTGGTAGGCAGGAAACTGCTGGAATGGTTCCATGACCCCAGCCTCAGGGACAAGGTACATAGCAAAATCTCACACATCTATTTTAATTCTTTCTGGGGTGAccataaaatttttatttttatttttttaactcctACATTTCTCTGTGCATGCATTAAATCTTAccacaatggaaaaaaaattatttgaacgATTTCCTAACAGCTTCTTGCGTTCGCAGGTTACACGGGTAGTCTTGCTGTGGGTAAACAATCACTTCAACGACTTTGAGGGCAACCCCGAAATGACGCACTTTCTCGAAGAGTTTGAGAACAATCTGGAGAGGGAGgtcagtggttttttttttgtttgtttgttttttgtttggaaCAATGCTGGCCCTAACCCTCTATAATGTCTCTGCTTTTGTgtgataaaacagaaaatgtttggGCACTTAAGACTGTTAAACATAGCTTGCGCCGCCAAAGCCAAGCTGCGAGTGGTAACTCTGACTAAGCCGTCACGCGAGGCTCCTCTGGCCTTCAGCCTGCTCGGTGGCTCAGAGAAGGGCTTTCGTATCTTCATTGAGAACGTGGAACCAGGCAGCAAAGCTGCAGAAGCGGGCCTCAAACGTGGAGATCAGGTACCTTTTGATGATATCTTGTTATGGGTATGGTCGGGTGCAGCTATAGAGGACAGAACCGGGTCAATTCCAGATCTGCTAACCTTAACACCTTTGCAATTTTGCCAATGCTGTGCAAATTAACACCCAGAAATTGGGGCAAATGACCCAAGCAGCAGTCATGGTCTGGGTTAGGACTTGATGAAATATGACTGTACCAAAATCTACTGTAAATGTGgcatcttttcttcttcttccttaaTAAATCTGGAATGATGGACAGACACACAGGTACGGGTagtccctgagttacgatggAGATGTGTTTTGATGACCCCATCGTATCTTGAAAATATCGTCGAGACATGAATCTTGGGTTTCCGCAGGATTTTTAAAAGTCTAAAAAAGTATcacaaacaaaaatctaaattttttaaaagtcgctgttctaggtcttagatcattttaaacaggtcttaattttctgatgtaaggctcattgaaatgctcccgCCTCACTTTCTTCTTCTAGTCCAAATACACTTTTATGTCTtacaactacaaatgagaccaacaccAACACTCAGCTATGGAGATGTGCATGTTTAGCGAGACTTGGAACTTAAAATATGTTCACAATTTTGTCGCATTACTATCATCATTGTTAGATCGAAAAACCATAACTTGGACCATCGTAAATTTCAATGCTTTTATCCTAAGAAGACCTTGCAGATCTTGTGTACAGTACTTACATTTCAAATTCTATGGTGCATTATGTATCATACTGTACGgtataaatataagtataagtaactataaagaataaaagtataaactatattctatgctataaatatatatatatatgatagaataattatattattattatattcattataataatattagatattattttcttttaaaacggTTGACTGTTTGCATaatctataaatacatttctatgtGTTTTATTCTCAGATCCTGGAGGTAAACGGGCAGAACTTTGAGAATGTACAGCTGTCCAAAGCAAACGAGATCCTGCGCAACAATACACATCTGTCTATTACTGTGAAAACTAATCTCCTGGGTGAGTTAAGAAAATGAGGGGCATCTTTCTGAAGTCTCAAAATCTCTGACTGAGAACTAATCTGAAATGTGCTACTTCTAATACAAGATTCTTTAAGAATCGCAGGATTCAAGATTTATAATTCATAATCTGCTTCATTAGCTTCTAATTGGGTGTAAAACTGCTCCGAGATATAAGCCCTTCAAATAAGCATAATGAACATGTCCTCTCCAAGGAGACGTAATTAAGAAACCGTCCTTTCTCAGTGTTTAAAGAGCTGCTGGCTCGACCCGAGCACGAGCAAGAACCTGACCACGATGAAGAGCTGGACAGGAAGAACGGCGCTCCTCATATCCCCAAAATTGGGGATATTAAGAAGGCAAGCCGTTACTCTATCCCTGATCTGGCTGTGGATGTGGAGCAGGTGATGAGTCTGGAGAAAGCAAGCAAAAAAGCCAAGGCCAACACAGTGGGTGGAAGGAACAAGCTCAAGAAGATCTTTGATAAGACACTGACGAGTATTCTTCCGCCCAAGCCATACAAGTCAgtgcatatatgtatatacagcatAAGTGCATATATTATGAAGCACATCCTTTCCACATGTCTAACCAATATGTTGTCTCGTGCAGTGATGTTGGTGTTGGCCAGTCGCAGGACGACAGCATTGTTGGAATGAAGCAGTCGAAACAGATCCCTCCTGCTCTCCCGGTCAGCGGAAATTTATCGTCCAGTAACCCTGACTTGCTGCAGTCTCACCATCGGATTCTCGACTTTAACAACCAGCCAGGTAATATCTAAGAATTCACTGATCTTTATAAGATGTCAAACATCATAATATCACCAAGAAGACATGCTTCAAATGTAACGTTCTTGATATGGAGttcatattataaaaatgtcctCTTTTCAGAACCCGTCCCTAATAGTGAGTACATCATTTCATTTTCGAGGCTCTTTTTGATCACTTATTCGCTCTCTCCGCGTCTACGTCCTTCcgtgatttttcttttaaattcagGGTGTTTgatagaggtcgaccgattcatcggttttgccgaTGAGCCGGCACCGATAGTTGAACTATTTGGGCAAAAATCTATacggatagtttttccgggttgctttCGTCGCTGGAGCTGCTGAAAAGTTCTCGCTGTCATTAGgggagcggcctctagaggcaaatcattgacgccacgtgctgtttgtttttacacgcccGACTACACACTGCGCAGAGAGCACtctattataattaattaattatataattagatttattaatgAATCTATTCAAATTTAGCACATTAATAATTTAGTactgttttatcatttttaagtatataattacatggtgttttttattttttattttattcgagtatccatttaaaaaaatatcatttgaTTAATCAGCTATTAGCAAATACAGTCCAATCTAACTACCAGTATCAGTAAAATCAGTCGCTCTCTAGTGTTTGATATTGTTTCCAAGATTTTGATTAGATTGACGATTCCTAATTGTTCCTTTCAGACATATTGGGTGGCTTTGAAGTAGAAGTGTTTCTTAAAGGGATGCCCTAGAATGCTGATAATCGATCTCCACAGCGCCCAATGTTTCGCAGCCGCTAATCGTTAATTGCCGATCGCTCATGTATAggcctgttttcttttttgcttttataaatcGTTGTGTTCCTTCAATCTTAAAACTGTCCATGCTAATGCTGTTGATTTAAAGCCTGATCCATCGATTCGGTTGTTTGCGCTTCAATTTATTGACCCATTAATTGGGTTTAATCAACCGTGACTTGCACAACTCGCCTTTATTCTAAATTGATTTTCACAGGCTTGAAGCTCTTGCTTGCTCATGGCAGTGCTGGGATCAAATCAACTCCAGATTTCagagcaaacattttttttttttgtgctttttgtgtgGTTGTAATGAAAGGGGAAAAGAAGGCTGATTATGGGATGCCGTACATCTGTGGTTTTCATTTTTAGATGAAATGTTTGCAGAactatttttttcctgctttccaCAACAGACATGTCGGACCAGGTGCTGCGTGTCTTTAAAGCTGATCAGCAGAGTCGTTACATTATGATCAGCAAGGACACTACGGCGAAGGAGGTCGTGGCTCAGGCCATCCGGGAGTTCGCTCTGACCGCCGCCCCCGAAGCTTATTCACTGTGCGAGGTGTCCGTCACCCCCGAGGGGGTCATCAAGCAGCGGCGGCTTCCTGAGCAGCTCTCAAAACTGGCAGACCGAATCCAGCTCAGCGGGAGGTACGACAGCAGATTAAACACATGCCACACATTCTGAAATTCATGATTCTGATTTGTAGAGTAATTTTCTGACAGCAGTTCTGACCGTAATTAtgattatagttttatattagaggttgaccgattcatcggttttggCTTTTAATCGGCTCTGATTGTTGATTTCGAACAATTAAATATTCCATATCGATAGCTTTTCCGGGTTCCTTTTGCTATCATAAtgagagcgacctctagaggcgaattactgataccacatgctgtttgtttttacatgtgcgCAGGCTGCACAGAAAACGCTATATTATATTTCgtaattatcatttattatttctttaattatatttattaatatgattaatatatttgtatttatttcatttagcaagACTTACATTTTGGTTCATTATGAATAATTGCATGCAATGATACTGGAGCAAGAACTGCACTGAACTGAAAACCGTGCAAGCCTAACCTACCATCTACCTCCCAACATAAAGGTACTACCTGAAGAGCAACATGGAGACTGAGACGTTGTGTTCAGACGAGGATGCCCAGGAGCTTTTGAGAGAGAGTCAGATCAGCCTGCTGCAGCTAAGCACGGTGGAAGTGGCCACGCAGCTCTCCATGCGTGCCTTCGAGCTCTTCTGCGCCATCGAGCCCACAGAGTACATTGATGACCTCTTCAAGCTGCGGTCCCGCTCACCTGGACCTTCCAGCCTCAAGCTCTTCGAAGAGTCTATAAACCGAGAGACCTTCTGGGTGGCCACCGAAGTGCTGAGGGAACCCAACCAGCTAAAGCGAATGAAGATCATCAAGCATTTCATCAAGATCGCCCTGCACTGCCGTGAATGCAAGAACTTCAACTCCATGTTTGCCATCATCAGGTGGGAATGATGACCAAGGCATGAATTTGAGACTTCTAGGTTAAGATTAATTATTTGCAGTGTGGGTTGTAATGTagagatgatagatagatcagTAGATTTTACACACTCGATTCATCCAGTGTGTCCGATCTCAAAATATCATAACgatctgtgtttttttaataaatttttttaaagtggtCTCAATCTGGCACCCGTGTCCAGACTGCGAGGAACTTGGGAGAAACTTCCTAGCAAGTACGAGAAGCTCTTCAGTGACCTACAAGACCTGTTTGACCCATCCAGAAACATGGCCAAGTACCGAAACGTTCTCAACAGCCAGAACCTGCAACCACCAATAATCCCTCTCTTCCCAGTTATCAAAAAAGACCTCACTTTCCTCCATGAAGgtaaatcaaaatgttttacaaGTAGTTGTGCCATCGTTTTACTCAACAATaccaatgaagaaaaaaaaaaaaagcaccataaTTAGATGTGTAACGGTCCACGAAATTCACGGTTCAATTTTAGTTCGGTCAGGGGGAAGAATTGAAT
It contains:
- the rapgef2b gene encoding rap guanine nucleotide exchange factor 2 isoform X5, whose translation is MASYVDNSFRQAVMLNPAERTQQDLEIVYSYLHGMEALSNLREHQLRMMCETVRYERHEANEVLYYPDDIGSCWYILLSGSVFIKESMFLPRSSFGKRSAGSLRRGCECIVLEPSEMIVVDYMDENEEYFQRQASHRQSRRRFRKINQKGERQTIIDTVEPYQAGKPAITRGYHTLPADFSRLHLADGIHPQVTHVSSSLSGCSITSDSGSSSLSDIYQATESEPGDMDLSGLPETAVDSEEDDDEEDIERASDPLMSRDIVRDCLEKDPMDRTDDDIEQLLEFMHQLPAFANMTMSVRRELCAVMVFAVVERAGTIVLNDGEELDSWSVILNGSVEVTYPDGRTEILCMGNSFGVSPTMEKEFMKGVMKTKVDDCQFVCIAQQDYCCILNQVEKNMQKVEEEGEIVMVKEHRELDRTGTRKGHIVIKGTTERLTMHLVEEHSVVDPTYIEDFLLTYRTFLSSPMVVGRKLLEWFHDPSLRDKVTRVVLLWVNNHFNDFEGNPEMTHFLEEFENNLEREKMFGHLRLLNIACAAKAKLRVVTLTKPSREAPLAFSLLGGSEKGFRIFIENVEPGSKAAEAGLKRGDQILEVNGQNFENVQLSKANEILRNNTHLSITVKTNLLVFKELLARPEHEQEPDHDEELDRKNGAPHIPKIGDIKKASRYSIPDLAVDVEQVMSLEKASKKAKANTVGGRNKLKKIFDKTLTSILPPKPYNDVGVGQSQDDSIVGMKQSKQIPPALPVSGNLSSSNPDLLQSHHRILDFNNQPDMSDQVLRVFKADQQSRYIMISKDTTAKEVVAQAIREFALTAAPEAYSLCEVSVTPEGVIKQRRLPEQLSKLADRIQLSGRYYLKSNMETETLCSDEDAQELLRESQISLLQLSTVEVATQLSMRAFELFCAIEPTEYIDDLFKLRSRSPGPSSLKLFEESINRETFWVATEVLREPNQLKRMKIIKHFIKIALHCRECKNFNSMFAIISGLNLAPVSRLRGTWEKLPSKYEKLFSDLQDLFDPSRNMAKYRNVLNSQNLQPPIIPLFPVIKKDLTFLHEGNDSKVDGLVNFEKLRMIAKEIRHVGRMAAVNMDPALMFRTRKKKWRSLGSLSQGSANAAVLDVTQTGGHKKRVRRSSFLNAKKLYEDAQMARKVKQYLSNLTLETNEESLQTLSIQCEPSISTLPKSSGDKKRPDTSPVVARAALHPRQQLQKSNQALQVPSVALYPSRKKVPVKDLPPFGMNSPQSLKKILSLSEEAAERHRKLTDDAVSSTSSPPTSPRSSPKKGLGRASDNLSDSGHSEISSRSSLVSTSSLDMGQDERRLRYAHGVSDGHTVVHGGHRLERRATADPDQYSLGSYSSVQDWRGMYANTAIPSSPSSEELSQEQGDRVSLDAADSGRGSWTSCSSGSHDSIQAMQQGRSWEALAEGAGMWAGRGSWASTSSCSSSSAACWGDESEGDTGTIKRRGGKDVGTDPDTCSITSTGSEESKQQSRRPSPITAGTTKSSLPRKDGRYRDPPPTPPGYTALSISEVTEGTTHTSRRPPDYTTALQRSRLVTHSPKPGTEHEGEDEDEEEEVEEEGECLSPKLRDQRRRGPHTAVPPRP
- the rapgef2b gene encoding rap guanine nucleotide exchange factor 2 isoform X3, which encodes MASYVDNSFRQAVMLNPAERTQQDLEIVYSYLHGMEALSNLREHQLRMMCETVRYERHEANEVLYYPDDIGSCWYILLSGSVFIKESMFLPRSSFGKRSAGSLRRGCECIVLEPSEMIVVDYMDENEEYFQRQASHRQSRRRFRKINQKGERQTIIDTVEPYQAGKPAITRGYHTLPADFSRLHLADGIHPQVTHVSSSLSGCSITSDSGSSSLSDIYQATESEPGDMDLSGLPETAVDSEEDDDEEDIERASDPLMSRDIVRDCLEKDPMDRTDDDIEQLLEFMHQLPAFANMTMSVRRELCAVMVFAVVERAGTIVLNDGEELDSWSVILNGSVEVTYPDGRTEILCMGNSFGVSPTMEKEFMKGVMKTKVDDCQFVCIAQQDYCCILNQVEKNMQKVEEEGEIVMVKEHRELDRTGTRKGHIVIKGTTERLTMHLVEEHSVVDPTYIEDFLLTYRTFLSSPMVVGRKLLEWFHDPSLRDKVTRVVLLWVNNHFNDFEGNPEMTHFLEEFENNLEREKMFGHLRLLNIACAAKAKLRVVTLTKPSREAPLAFSLLGGSEKGFRIFIENVEPGSKAAEAGLKRGDQILEVNGQNFENVQLSKANEILRNNTHLSITVKTNLLVFKELLARPEHEQEPDHDEELDRKNGAPHIPKIGDIKKASRYSIPDLAVDVEQVMSLEKASKKAKANTVGGRNKLKKIFDKTLTSILPPKPYNDVGVGQSQDDSIVGMKQSKQIPPALPVSGNLSSSNPDLLQSHHRILDFNNQPEPVPNNMSDQVLRVFKADQQSRYIMISKDTTAKEVVAQAIREFALTAAPEAYSLCEVSVTPEGVIKQRRLPEQLSKLADRIQLSGRYYLKSNMETETLCSDEDAQELLRESQISLLQLSTVEVATQLSMRAFELFCAIEPTEYIDDLFKLRSRSPGPSSLKLFEESINRETFWVATEVLREPNQLKRMKIIKHFIKIALHCRECKNFNSMFAIISGLNLAPVSRLRGTWEKLPSKYEKLFSDLQDLFDPSRNMAKYRNVLNSQNLQPPIIPLFPVIKKDLTFLHEGNDSKVDGLVNFEKLRMIAKEIRHVGRMAAVNMDPALMFRTRKKKWRSLGSLSQGSANAAVLDVTQTGGHKKRVRRSSFLNAKKLYEDAQMARKVKQYLSNLTLETNEESLQTLSIQCEPSISTLPKSSGDKKRPDTSPVVARAALHPRQQLQKSNQALQVPSVALYPSRKKVPVKDLPPFGMNSPQSLKKILSLSEEAAERHRKLTDDAVSSTSSPPTSPRSSPKKGLGRASDNLSDSGHSEISSRSSLVSTSSLDMGQDERRLRYAHGVSDGHTVVHGGHRLERRATADPDQYSLGSYSSVQDWRGMYANTAIPSSPSSEELSQEQGDRVSLDAADSGRGSWTSCSSGSHDSIQAMQQGRSWEALAEGAGMWAGRGSWASTSSCSSSSAACWGDESEGDTGTIKRRGGKDVGTDPDTCSITSTGSEESKQQSRRPSPITAGTTKSSLPRKDGRYRDPPPTPPGYTALSISEVTEGTTHTSRRPPDYTTALQRSRLVTHSPKPGTEHEGEDEDEEEEVEEEGECLSPKLRDQRRRGPHTAVPPRP